One genomic window of Indioceanicola profundi includes the following:
- the nth gene encoding endonuclease III, protein MKPAERVEFFRRLAERMPEPKTELESSNPYTLLVAVVLSAQATDVGVNKATKALFQIADNPAAMLALGEATVRDHIRTIGLFKTKAANVIKLSQILVDKHGGQVPRTREELEELPGVGRKTANVVLNVAFGEPTMAVDTHIFRVSNRTGLAPGKDVLAVEEKLLKVVPKDYRVHAHHWLILHGRYICKARKPDCPVCPVIDLCRYPAKTTAEESGRA, encoded by the coding sequence ATGAAACCGGCCGAGCGGGTGGAGTTCTTCCGCCGTCTCGCGGAACGGATGCCCGAGCCGAAGACCGAGCTGGAATCCTCCAATCCCTACACCCTGCTGGTGGCGGTGGTGTTGTCGGCGCAGGCCACCGATGTGGGCGTGAACAAGGCCACCAAGGCGTTGTTCCAGATCGCGGACAACCCCGCCGCCATGCTGGCGCTGGGGGAGGCCACGGTGCGCGATCACATCCGGACCATCGGCCTTTTCAAGACCAAGGCCGCCAACGTCATCAAGCTGAGCCAGATCCTGGTGGACAAGCATGGCGGCCAGGTTCCCCGCACGCGGGAGGAGCTGGAGGAACTGCCGGGTGTCGGTCGCAAGACGGCCAATGTGGTCCTGAACGTGGCGTTCGGGGAGCCGACCATGGCCGTCGACACCCATATCTTCCGCGTTTCCAACCGCACCGGCCTTGCTCCCGGCAAGGACGTGCTGGCCGTGGAGGAGAAGCTGCTGAAGGTGGTGCCCAAGGATTACCGGGTGCACGCCCATCACTGGCTGATCCTGCATGGCCGCTATATCTGCAAGGCCCGCAAGCCGGACTGCCCCGTGTGCCCGGTGATCGACCTCTGCCGCTATCCGGCGAAGACCACGGCCGAGGAGAGCGGCCGGGCCTGA
- a CDS encoding hybrid sensor histidine kinase/response regulator: MLVEFGTFALRCIDRAALLEGMARQAASALGADRSLIALRGADADLFRVEAVTGWPQDMIGQPLTPDGMAFLAATTGEPTAGVDDVSRDQPPPPGLELLRRHGLRSALAVPVGTDNSIVGVIELASTELRSWDDGADLLRGFASLFGAALDRLTADARRNETLAQREEELRRYRFMAEMLPQIVWSAQPNGIVDYYNQRWTHYTGLPAYSGKEGEWADALHPDDKEQTLEVWLQAVATGQAYETEHRIRRAGGGWRWMLSRAWPMRDETGRIVRWFGTATDIDAEKQAQQALAAARDAAERANRAKSRFLAAASHDLRQPLNAFSLLVGTLRARLSEPRNVTVVEQLEDSLAAMIELFEGLLDLSKLESEAVQLDVRPVGVPALFAKLERDFGPTADAKGLELRMRPLNLRVLSDGTLLERILRNLLANAIRYTDQGGVLMALRRRGNRVRIDVVDTGTGIPEEHLEDIFQEFQQLGNPARERGGGHGIGLAIVRRAADLLNHPITVRSRPGRGSRFSIELPVTTEPEPGAPQPGARVGRPTLQEELTVLLLEDDSLVMMATRLLLEATGCKVLEARTAAEALSLVRGGALPDLILTDYRLPGEVDGLEAVRRLRDAAALPLPAVLITGDVADEVEPLARAAEVRLLRKPVKPEELRQLVQRVRDA, translated from the coding sequence ATGCTTGTCGAATTCGGCACATTCGCGTTGCGATGCATTGACCGGGCGGCCCTGCTGGAGGGAATGGCGCGGCAGGCGGCGAGCGCGCTGGGGGCGGACCGGTCCCTGATCGCGCTGCGCGGCGCGGATGCGGACCTGTTCCGGGTCGAAGCCGTAACCGGCTGGCCGCAGGACATGATCGGTCAGCCCCTGACGCCTGACGGTATGGCCTTTCTGGCGGCCACGACCGGCGAGCCAACGGCGGGCGTGGATGATGTCAGCCGGGATCAGCCGCCCCCGCCCGGCCTCGAACTGCTGCGCCGGCATGGGCTTCGGTCCGCTCTGGCCGTCCCGGTGGGGACGGACAACAGCATTGTCGGAGTGATCGAGCTGGCGTCGACGGAGCTGCGCAGTTGGGACGACGGAGCGGACCTTCTGCGAGGATTTGCTTCCCTTTTCGGGGCCGCCCTGGACCGGCTCACGGCGGATGCGCGGCGGAACGAAACGCTGGCCCAGCGGGAGGAGGAGTTGCGGCGCTACCGCTTCATGGCGGAAATGCTGCCGCAGATCGTCTGGAGCGCCCAGCCGAACGGGATCGTCGACTATTATAACCAGCGCTGGACCCACTATACCGGCCTGCCGGCCTATTCCGGCAAGGAAGGGGAGTGGGCCGACGCGCTGCATCCCGATGACAAGGAGCAGACCCTGGAGGTCTGGCTACAGGCCGTAGCCACCGGCCAGGCCTATGAGACGGAACATCGGATCCGGCGGGCCGGAGGAGGATGGCGCTGGATGCTGTCCCGCGCCTGGCCGATGCGGGACGAGACCGGGCGGATCGTCCGCTGGTTCGGCACCGCCACCGACATCGACGCCGAGAAGCAGGCCCAGCAGGCCCTTGCCGCCGCCCGTGACGCGGCGGAGCGCGCCAACCGCGCCAAGTCCCGCTTCCTCGCCGCAGCCAGCCACGATCTCCGCCAGCCCCTGAACGCCTTCAGCCTGCTGGTGGGGACCTTGCGCGCTCGGCTGAGCGAACCGCGGAACGTCACGGTGGTGGAGCAGCTCGAGGACAGTCTGGCAGCGATGATCGAGCTGTTCGAGGGGCTGTTGGACCTCTCGAAGCTGGAATCCGAAGCGGTGCAGCTCGACGTGCGGCCGGTCGGCGTGCCGGCGTTGTTCGCGAAGCTGGAGCGGGATTTCGGCCCGACGGCGGATGCCAAGGGGCTGGAACTGCGTATGCGCCCGCTGAATCTGCGGGTGCTCAGCGACGGCACCCTGCTGGAACGCATCCTGCGCAACCTGCTGGCCAATGCGATCCGCTACACCGACCAGGGCGGCGTGCTGATGGCCCTGCGCCGGCGGGGGAACCGGGTGCGTATCGACGTTGTGGATACCGGCACGGGCATCCCGGAGGAGCATCTGGAGGATATCTTCCAGGAGTTCCAGCAGCTGGGCAACCCGGCGCGGGAGCGGGGCGGCGGGCACGGCATCGGCCTTGCCATCGTGCGCCGCGCGGCGGATCTGCTGAACCACCCGATCACCGTCCGCTCCCGCCCCGGGCGGGGGTCGCGCTTCTCCATCGAGCTGCCGGTCACGACGGAGCCGGAGCCCGGCGCGCCCCAGCCCGGCGCCCGCGTCGGTCGGCCGACCTTGCAGGAGGAACTGACCGTCCTGCTGCTGGAGGATGATTCCCTGGTGATGATGGCCACCCGGCTGCTGCTGGAGGCGACGGGTTGCAAGGTGCTGGAGGCGCGGACGGCGGCAGAGGCGTTGTCTCTGGTCCGCGGAGGCGCCCTGCCGGACCTGATCCTGACCGACTACCGCCTGCCGGGGGAGGTTGACGGGCTGGAGGCGGTGCGCCGCCTGCGCGACGCCGCGGCCCTTCCCCTGCCGGCGGTGCTGATCACCGGCGACGTCGCCGACGAGGTCGAACCGCTGGCCCGCGCCGCCGAGGTCCGGCTTCTGCGCAAGCCGGTAAAGCCGGAGGAGTTGCGGCAGTTGGTCCAGCGGGTGCGGGACGCCTGA
- a CDS encoding regulatory protein RecX, protein MTDASERNGGSAGDKRAGRQGPKPPKRVSLEYLERAALHYLERYASSSANLRRVLMRKVHRSAQFHGTDPEEGARWVEDLVQRYTGSGLLNDTAYAEMKASGLQRRGGSTRMIRQKLAAKGVGAAEIDQAMGGLEGAEEGRAELEAAIAYARRRRLGPFRDAVRRDRLAESGEERARFDKDLAAMARAGFDLGTARQVLEAEDPDML, encoded by the coding sequence ATGACGGATGCCAGCGAACGGAACGGCGGAAGCGCCGGGGACAAGCGCGCCGGCCGGCAGGGGCCGAAGCCGCCGAAGCGGGTGAGCCTTGAATATCTGGAGCGCGCCGCGCTGCATTACCTGGAACGCTATGCCAGCAGCAGCGCCAATCTGCGACGGGTGCTGATGCGCAAGGTCCACCGCTCCGCCCAGTTCCACGGTACCGATCCGGAGGAGGGGGCGCGCTGGGTGGAGGATCTGGTGCAGCGCTATACGGGCAGCGGTCTGCTGAACGATACGGCCTATGCGGAGATGAAGGCGTCCGGCCTGCAGCGCCGCGGCGGCTCCACCCGCATGATCCGGCAGAAGCTGGCGGCCAAGGGCGTGGGGGCGGCGGAGATCGACCAGGCCATGGGCGGGCTGGAGGGGGCGGAGGAGGGCCGGGCGGAGCTGGAGGCCGCCATCGCCTATGCCCGTCGCCGCCGGCTCGGCCCCTTCCGCGACGCCGTGCGCCGGGACAGGCTGGCGGAATCGGGGGAGGAGCGGGCGCGGTTCGACAAGGATCTCGCCGCCATGGCCCGCGCCGGCTTTGATCTCGGCACCGCCCGCCAAGTGCTGGAGGCGGAAGACCCCGATATGCTCTGA
- a CDS encoding ABC transporter permease: protein MHQPSPTLPKPLPAPRQVGAVNWIGLQTLLGREVRRFLKVWIQTIAAPVVTTLLFYAVFALALGGVVRMVGDVPFLKFLGPGLVMMSIAQNAFANTSSSVLVSKVQGNIVDVLMPPLSAGELAAGFVLGGVIRGLMVGLVTAAAIWVFVPLGIHNPFFILFHAVMAAMLLSLLGLIGGIWAEKFDHMAAVTNFIVTPLSFLSGTFYSIDAVPELFRFIAHLNPFFYFIDGFRYGFIGQTDGTLVQGVVVLLAVNAALLAVAMRLLSSGYKLKA, encoded by the coding sequence ATGCATCAGCCCAGCCCTACCTTGCCGAAACCGCTTCCGGCCCCGCGTCAGGTCGGCGCCGTCAACTGGATCGGGCTTCAGACCCTGCTGGGGCGGGAGGTGCGGCGCTTCCTGAAGGTCTGGATCCAGACCATCGCCGCCCCGGTGGTGACCACGCTGCTGTTCTACGCGGTCTTCGCCCTGGCGCTCGGCGGGGTGGTGCGGATGGTGGGGGACGTGCCCTTCCTGAAGTTCCTGGGGCCGGGCCTGGTCATGATGTCCATCGCCCAGAACGCCTTCGCCAACACCTCCAGCTCCGTCCTGGTCTCCAAGGTCCAGGGGAACATCGTGGATGTGCTGATGCCGCCGCTGTCCGCCGGGGAACTGGCGGCGGGCTTCGTTCTGGGCGGGGTGATCCGCGGGCTGATGGTGGGGCTGGTGACGGCCGCCGCCATCTGGGTGTTCGTGCCCTTGGGCATCCACAACCCGTTCTTCATCCTGTTCCATGCCGTGATGGCGGCCATGCTGCTGTCGCTGCTGGGCCTGATCGGCGGCATCTGGGCGGAGAAGTTCGACCACATGGCGGCGGTGACGAACTTCATCGTGACGCCGCTCTCCTTCCTGTCCGGCACCTTCTATTCCATCGATGCGGTGCCGGAGCTGTTCCGCTTCATCGCCCACCTGAACCCCTTCTTCTATTTCATCGACGGCTTTCGCTACGGCTTCATCGGCCAGACGGACGGCACGCTGGTGCAGGGGGTCGTGGTGCTGCTGGCGGTGAACGCGGCCCTGCTGGCGGTGGCGATGCGGCTGCTGTCCAGCGGCTACAAGCTGAAGGCCTGA
- a CDS encoding ABC transporter permease — protein sequence MRKPLEADTPAARVAGAFNPAISRSIPAFHWAGFQALLERELLRVRKLIGMVVIGPAVMSVIYFLCFAFGLGGQRGTPEGDAVLTFLVPGLVMLSVLLKGAENTSFSLLYSKIEGMVTDQLMSPNSARETVLAYVLAGMLAGLASGIAIWLCTLLLWPLPVEHPLAALLFASLGALMMSLAGLLVGQAAEKWDHMAAAFTFLFMPISFLSGVFAPIEGMPGWFQTVVLSNPVYYAIDGFRYGMLGTAQTSPWLSAAVLVLVIAGLYALTAALYRRGWHLKG from the coding sequence ATGCGGAAACCGCTGGAAGCCGACACGCCCGCGGCCCGGGTGGCCGGGGCCTTCAACCCCGCCATCAGCCGCAGCATCCCCGCCTTCCACTGGGCCGGCTTCCAGGCCCTGCTGGAGCGGGAGCTGCTGCGGGTCAGGAAGCTGATCGGCATGGTGGTGATCGGCCCGGCGGTGATGTCGGTGATCTATTTCCTCTGCTTCGCCTTCGGCCTCGGCGGGCAGCGCGGCACGCCGGAGGGGGACGCTGTCCTGACCTTCCTGGTGCCGGGGCTGGTGATGCTGTCGGTGCTGCTGAAGGGGGCGGAGAACACCTCCTTCTCCCTGCTCTATTCCAAGATCGAGGGCATGGTCACCGACCAGTTGATGAGCCCCAATTCCGCGCGGGAAACGGTGCTGGCCTATGTGCTGGCCGGCATGCTGGCGGGGCTGGCCTCCGGCATCGCCATCTGGCTCTGCACCCTGCTGCTCTGGCCGTTGCCGGTGGAGCATCCGCTGGCGGCGCTGCTGTTCGCGTCGCTCGGCGCGCTGATGATGTCGCTGGCCGGGCTGCTGGTGGGGCAGGCGGCGGAGAAGTGGGACCATATGGCCGCCGCCTTCACCTTCCTGTTCATGCCCATCAGCTTCCTCTCCGGCGTCTTCGCCCCGATCGAGGGCATGCCGGGCTGGTTCCAGACGGTGGTTCTGTCCAACCCCGTCTATTACGCCATCGACGGCTTCCGCTACGGCATGCTGGGCACCGCCCAGACCAGCCCCTGGCTGTCCGCGGCGGTGCTGGTTCTGGTGATCGCCGGGCTTTATGCGCTGACGGCGGCGCTGTACCGGCGGGGATGGCATTTGAAGGGGTAG
- the addB gene encoding double-strand break repair protein AddB produces MTRPAIFTLPPTLPFVDALAAGIVERIGEEPLALSRATVLLPTARAVRSLREAFLRLSDGRPVLLPRLAPLGEVDADDISLTMEGLAGSAGGLDVPPAISPLRRQLLLTQLVKKVPDLAATTAQAANLAKELAKLLDQVQTERLDFARLHDLVPEDYSEHWQITLKFLEILTELWPGILGELGLVDPAVERNARLAALAKAWEAVPPQGPVIAAGSTGSIPAAADLLAVVARLPQGCVVLPGLDLETDAATWAALDEAHPQYGLKQLLARLGVEWEEARPWPVPDHVHHRSSPARTRLLAEALRPAETTEAWRDLPPVGPEVLDNLFRLDAPSSQEEAGTIALMFRQVLETPGRTAALVTPDRNLARRVAMEMRRWGIEVDDSAGRPLAQTPVGSFLRLLADAAANPAPVPLLSLLKHPLAAAGMEGGEFKLRVRDLERAVFRGPRPAEGLDALRSAIELAEDRSFDRPALRGALVALVDRLRERMGPMLEAIEDGVELPLTGWLRLHIQSAEALAQTAEETGAARIWRHEDGEATARFIDELREAAHGFPALKGPDYAALIEVLMSGLSVRPRFGLHPRLHIFGLMEARLQQFDLVVLAGLNEGTWPPAPAADPWMSRPMRTRFGLPSPEQQIGQTAHDFAMAAGAGEVVLSRAQRVEGTPTVPSRWLLRLDAVLDRAGLAGRLRAPAARWLGIQAGLDWPAEVKPCAAPAPKPPVEARPRKLSVTQIETWMRDPYAIYARKVLNLQALEEIDADPGAAERGQILHQALDEFVRAWPDKLPADALDQLLAMGRRAFGPLLEQPGVYAFWWPRFEKVAQWFIGIEQERRRGGTHPLATEVWGKVELPGPAGPFTLTAKADRIDRLGDGGLGLVDYKTGTPPSPKEVRLGMAPQLPLEAVIAKAGGFDGVAAADVGNLAFWRLSGNDPAGEIKEVREDLPALAEEARAGLIELIRLFDDPDTAYASVPRPGWAPRYTDYAHLARVAEWSAGGGEE; encoded by the coding sequence ATGACCCGTCCCGCCATCTTCACCCTGCCGCCGACCCTGCCCTTCGTGGATGCGCTGGCGGCGGGAATCGTGGAGCGTATCGGGGAGGAGCCGCTGGCGCTGAGCCGGGCAACCGTGCTGCTGCCCACCGCCCGCGCCGTCCGCTCCCTGCGGGAGGCGTTCCTGCGGCTGTCGGACGGGCGGCCGGTGCTGCTGCCCCGGCTGGCCCCGCTGGGGGAGGTGGATGCGGACGACATCTCCCTGACCATGGAGGGGCTGGCGGGCAGCGCCGGCGGGCTGGACGTGCCGCCCGCGATCTCCCCCCTGCGCCGCCAGCTCCTGCTGACCCAGCTCGTCAAGAAGGTGCCAGACCTGGCCGCCACCACGGCCCAGGCCGCCAATCTGGCCAAGGAGTTGGCGAAGCTGCTGGACCAGGTGCAGACGGAGCGGCTGGATTTCGCCCGGCTGCACGATCTGGTGCCGGAGGATTATTCCGAGCACTGGCAGATCACGCTGAAGTTCCTGGAAATCCTGACCGAGCTCTGGCCCGGCATCCTAGGGGAGCTGGGGCTGGTCGACCCGGCGGTGGAGCGCAATGCCCGGCTGGCGGCGCTGGCGAAGGCGTGGGAGGCGGTGCCGCCCCAGGGGCCGGTGATCGCCGCCGGCTCCACCGGCTCCATCCCCGCCGCGGCGGATTTGCTGGCCGTGGTGGCGCGGCTGCCGCAGGGCTGCGTGGTGCTGCCCGGCCTGGACTTGGAAACGGACGCCGCTACCTGGGCCGCGCTGGACGAGGCGCACCCGCAATATGGCCTGAAGCAGCTCCTCGCCCGGCTGGGGGTGGAGTGGGAGGAGGCGCGGCCCTGGCCGGTGCCGGACCATGTCCACCACCGCTCCAGCCCCGCCCGCACCCGCCTGCTCGCGGAGGCGCTGCGCCCGGCGGAGACGACGGAGGCTTGGCGCGACCTTCCGCCCGTGGGGCCGGAGGTGCTGGACAACCTCTTCCGCCTGGACGCCCCCAGCTCGCAGGAGGAGGCCGGAACCATCGCGCTGATGTTCCGGCAGGTGCTGGAAACGCCGGGCCGCACCGCCGCCCTGGTCACCCCGGACCGCAATCTGGCCCGCCGGGTGGCGATGGAGATGCGCCGCTGGGGCATCGAGGTGGATGACAGCGCCGGCCGACCCTTGGCCCAGACGCCGGTGGGCAGCTTTCTGCGCCTGCTGGCCGATGCCGCCGCCAACCCGGCCCCTGTGCCGCTGCTCTCCCTGCTGAAACACCCGCTGGCGGCGGCGGGGATGGAGGGCGGCGAGTTCAAGCTGCGGGTGCGCGACCTGGAACGCGCCGTGTTCCGCGGCCCCCGCCCGGCAGAGGGTCTGGACGCGCTCCGCAGCGCCATCGAACTGGCGGAGGATCGCAGCTTCGACCGGCCGGCACTGCGCGGCGCGCTGGTGGCGCTGGTGGACCGGCTGCGGGAGCGGATGGGTCCGATGCTGGAGGCCATCGAGGACGGGGTGGAGCTGCCCCTGACCGGCTGGCTGCGCCTGCACATCCAGTCGGCGGAAGCGCTGGCCCAGACGGCGGAGGAGACCGGGGCCGCCCGTATCTGGCGGCATGAGGATGGCGAGGCCACGGCCCGCTTCATCGACGAGCTGCGCGAGGCGGCGCACGGCTTCCCCGCTTTGAAAGGTCCGGACTACGCCGCCCTGATCGAGGTGCTGATGAGCGGGCTGTCGGTGCGCCCGCGCTTCGGCCTGCATCCGCGGCTGCACATCTTCGGCCTGATGGAGGCGCGGCTGCAGCAGTTCGATCTGGTCGTGCTGGCCGGGCTGAACGAGGGCACCTGGCCGCCGGCCCCCGCCGCCGACCCGTGGATGAGCCGGCCGATGCGCACCCGCTTCGGCCTGCCCAGCCCGGAGCAGCAGATCGGCCAGACCGCCCACGACTTCGCCATGGCCGCCGGTGCCGGCGAGGTGGTGTTGAGCCGCGCGCAGCGGGTGGAGGGCACGCCGACCGTGCCGTCCCGCTGGCTGCTGCGCCTGGACGCGGTGCTGGACCGGGCCGGGCTGGCCGGGCGGCTGCGGGCACCGGCGGCGCGCTGGCTGGGCATCCAGGCGGGGCTGGACTGGCCGGCGGAGGTGAAGCCCTGCGCCGCCCCGGCGCCGAAGCCGCCGGTGGAGGCGCGGCCGCGCAAGCTGTCCGTCACCCAGATCGAAACCTGGATGCGCGACCCCTACGCCATCTATGCCCGCAAGGTGCTGAACCTCCAGGCGCTGGAGGAGATCGACGCCGATCCGGGTGCGGCGGAGCGCGGGCAGATCCTGCACCAGGCCCTGGACGAGTTCGTGCGGGCCTGGCCGGACAAGCTGCCCGCGGATGCGCTGGACCAACTCCTCGCCATGGGCCGCCGCGCCTTCGGCCCGCTGCTGGAGCAGCCCGGCGTCTACGCCTTCTGGTGGCCGCGCTTCGAGAAGGTGGCCCAATGGTTCATCGGGATCGAGCAGGAGCGGCGGCGCGGCGGCACCCATCCGCTGGCAACCGAAGTCTGGGGCAAGGTGGAGCTGCCCGGCCCCGCCGGCCCCTTCACCCTGACCGCCAAGGCGGACCGCATCGACCGGCTGGGCGATGGCGGGCTCGGGCTGGTGGACTACAAGACCGGCACCCCGCCCAGCCCCAAGGAGGTCCGCCTCGGCATGGCCCCGCAATTGCCGCTCGAGGCGGTGATCGCGAAGGCCGGCGGCTTCGACGGGGTGGCGGCGGCCGATGTGGGCAACCTCGCCTTCTGGCGGCTGTCCGGCAACGACCCGGCCGGCGAGATCAAGGAGGTCAGGGAGGACCTGCCGGCCCTGGCGGAGGAGGCGCGGGCCGGTCTGATCGAGCTGATCCGCCTGTTCGACGATCCCGACACCGCCTACGCCTCCGTCCCCCGCCCCGGCTGGGCCCCCCGCTACACCGACTACGCCCATCTGGCGCGGGTGGCCGAGTGGTCGGCCGGGGGCGGGGAGGAGTGA
- a CDS encoding mechanosensitive ion channel domain-containing protein has product MSSTTRALRAMLLLFPLLLLLLVPALPAWAQSAAPAPAATAAEPSAAELEELIATIEDEGRRKVLLGQLRTLLAAQAEGQAEEEETLGTRLLSELSERVEAFSGQISAAGRTLADAPRAATWLRNQISNPQQRQTWAGLMLALVVVVVAGYAARLIIMWLLRGPRRALGARDPSGWFTRILLLLLRAVMDLLPVAAFAVAGYGALSITDPPRVVRLAAITFLNASLVVQGVLVLARALVSPEQPNLRLLPVSDETAHYLVIWTRRIAVTAVYGYFLAQAALLLGLPRDAFNALLKLVGLAVTAMLVILVLQNRKHVADWLRGRRDGHTDNADDIALAAALSGEATVTEAAGPAAASPGTAPDLTPAEEGTGQRRSRALRAARRRLAEIWHVLAIVYIVAIYAIWALRIEGGFEYIVRATVTTLITLVAARYIGAAVDRLIRRGFAIAPELKAQHPRLEQRANRYLPILHRVLKGAIWVVAALVVLQAWGVDSFGWLGSPFGQRVSASLVSILLILVMALAAWEVVSGLIERYLSATDKQGKTVERSARMRTLLPLMRNAFLVLLSTLVVLTVLSEVGMDIAPLLAGAGVIGLAIGFGAQTLVKDVITGLFILIEDSISVGDVVNVGGIGGSVEAISIRSLRLRDMTGTVHTIPFSNVTNVANLTKDFSFYVFDVGVAYREDTDRVVDVLKQLGSELQADPAYGAVILEPLEIIGVDAFRDSAVIIKARFKTKPIKQWMVGREFNRRMKKRFDELGIEIPFPHQTVYFGTDRDGRAPAARVLLENADLSRTVTSAANQE; this is encoded by the coding sequence ATGTCTTCGACGACCCGCGCACTCCGCGCGATGCTCCTCCTCTTTCCGCTTCTCCTCCTGCTGCTGGTTCCAGCGTTGCCCGCCTGGGCGCAGAGCGCGGCGCCGGCGCCTGCCGCCACGGCGGCCGAACCGAGCGCTGCGGAGCTGGAGGAGCTGATCGCGACCATCGAGGATGAGGGGCGGCGCAAGGTCCTGCTCGGCCAGCTCCGCACGCTTCTCGCCGCACAGGCGGAAGGGCAGGCGGAGGAGGAGGAGACGCTGGGCACCCGGCTCCTCTCGGAGCTGTCGGAGCGGGTGGAGGCATTCAGCGGCCAGATCAGCGCAGCCGGTCGCACCCTGGCCGACGCGCCGCGTGCCGCGACCTGGCTGCGCAACCAGATTTCCAACCCGCAGCAGCGGCAAACCTGGGCCGGCCTGATGCTGGCGCTGGTGGTGGTGGTGGTGGCCGGCTATGCCGCCCGGCTGATCATCATGTGGCTGTTGCGCGGCCCGCGGCGGGCGCTGGGCGCCCGCGATCCGTCGGGCTGGTTCACCCGCATCCTCCTGCTGCTGCTCCGCGCGGTGATGGATCTGCTGCCCGTGGCCGCCTTCGCGGTGGCCGGATACGGCGCCCTTTCGATCACCGATCCGCCGCGCGTGGTGCGGCTGGCGGCGATCACCTTCCTGAATGCCAGCCTAGTGGTGCAGGGCGTGCTGGTCCTCGCCCGCGCGCTGGTCTCACCCGAACAGCCGAACCTGCGGCTGCTGCCGGTCTCCGACGAGACGGCCCATTATCTGGTGATCTGGACCCGCCGCATCGCCGTGACCGCCGTCTACGGCTATTTCCTGGCCCAGGCTGCCCTGCTGCTGGGCCTGCCCCGGGATGCCTTCAACGCGCTGCTGAAGCTGGTCGGGCTGGCGGTCACGGCCATGCTCGTCATCCTGGTGCTGCAGAACCGCAAGCATGTTGCGGACTGGTTGCGCGGACGGCGGGACGGCCACACGGACAATGCCGATGACATCGCTCTGGCCGCCGCGCTGTCCGGGGAGGCGACGGTCACGGAAGCCGCCGGGCCGGCCGCCGCCAGCCCCGGCACGGCCCCGGACCTGACGCCAGCGGAGGAGGGAACCGGCCAGCGCCGCAGCCGGGCTCTGCGCGCCGCCCGCCGCCGGCTGGCGGAGATCTGGCACGTCCTGGCCATCGTCTACATCGTCGCGATCTACGCCATCTGGGCGTTGCGGATCGAAGGCGGCTTCGAATACATCGTCCGGGCCACGGTCACGACGCTGATAACGCTGGTGGCCGCGCGCTATATCGGCGCCGCCGTGGACCGGCTGATCCGGCGGGGCTTCGCCATCGCGCCGGAGCTGAAGGCGCAGCACCCGAGGCTGGAGCAGCGGGCCAACCGCTATCTGCCCATCCTGCACCGGGTGCTGAAGGGCGCGATCTGGGTGGTGGCCGCCCTGGTGGTCCTGCAGGCCTGGGGCGTCGACAGCTTCGGCTGGCTGGGTTCCCCCTTCGGGCAGCGGGTCAGCGCCTCCCTCGTCTCCATCCTGCTGATCCTGGTCATGGCGCTGGCCGCCTGGGAGGTGGTGAGCGGCCTGATCGAGCGCTATCTCAGCGCCACCGACAAGCAGGGCAAGACGGTGGAGCGGAGTGCGCGCATGCGCACGCTGCTGCCGCTGATGCGCAACGCCTTCCTGGTGCTGCTGAGCACGCTGGTGGTGTTGACGGTGCTGTCGGAAGTGGGGATGGACATCGCGCCGCTGCTGGCCGGCGCCGGCGTCATCGGTCTGGCCATCGGCTTCGGCGCCCAGACGCTGGTCAAGGACGTCATCACCGGCCTGTTCATCCTGATCGAGGACTCGATCAGCGTGGGCGACGTGGTGAATGTCGGCGGGATCGGCGGGTCGGTGGAGGCGATCAGCATCCGCTCCCTGCGCCTGCGCGACATGACCGGCACGGTCCACACCATCCCCTTCAGCAACGTCACCAACGTCGCCAACCTGACCAAGGATTTCAGCTTCTACGTCTTCGATGTCGGCGTCGCCTACCGCGAGGATACAGACCGGGTGGTGGACGTGCTGAAGCAGCTCGGCAGCGAACTTCAGGCCGATCCGGCGTACGGGGCCGTGATCCTGGAGCCGCTGGAGATCATCGGCGTGGACGCCTTCCGCGACAGCGCCGTCATCATCAAGGCCCGCTTCAAGACCAAGCCGATCAAGCAGTGGATGGTGGGGCGCGAGTTCAATCGCCGCATGAAGAAGCGCTTCGACGAGCTGGGGATCGAAATCCCGTTCCCGCACCAGACCGTGTATTTCGGCACGGACAGGGATGGCAGGGCGCCGGCGGCCCGCGTGCTGCTGGAGAATGCCGACCTGTCCCGGACAGTGACCAGCGCCGCCAACCAGGAATAG